Proteins found in one Acipenser ruthenus chromosome 18, fAciRut3.2 maternal haplotype, whole genome shotgun sequence genomic segment:
- the LOC117418583 gene encoding protein kintoun-like produces MSSGSKLEDLNLTSDEIDRFSKAFKDEKFRELLREYAEEISNPENKKKYEEEITMMEQERGMGVKFIHPQPGHALKTSVNGAQKCFVNICSNDLLSKPVCKPGKAGDGKAGQLWSLPYSLAPGREDMGARAERHMVYDVVFHPDTLYMAGRNDRFKKMVDETAIEAIQKQFNVKLDKKNTKTLKTKYKGAPHPTVIRKPLSGAKEAEPSTEPNDEGALQFPYPYDSNTHRAAGNGAEESRNEAGNVKGEIKSDSDEQNKPTTPTHAIKYRTFVDFQDYRYSRDSAPSTRPRELVITIDLPLLKCAGDADLDVTENRFLLQSQKPAYRLDFPLPYPVNENQGTATFIKARKQLVVTLPVLPAVPEASSQAVCEVQSEPGGTVEEDLSDSNGTAGCRSCDTIPACDSQVHDNLRTTANKNTSELPAFPTGGVARGGEGVRSEDSMEGSGSDGEKTLPYESDEAQPIPPVKKSEVAAGTAHYCDALPNHLQTRVKAEASEKSLEDCPSESEPRCPTFHLSQDNTSVTLFIDIKGIVRESFNSVLTATAYEVSFGTSELEKASYSLVLQFPPACHLQSSHSAAAVCEHSAPVSVLLSKSPQSVGLWQTFRFGITERDLQERSFSNMETTNALKPPVDTQTSLNSHAASEVFPKDNLETQQEPGICFQSQNKYNVILDETPKAASVVMSNPSGNVNDEGSSSGALTQETGQEGHTHIAEGLANSDTAVTPGSQMANGKGPVLTNSSATADPPAVPNTMDGATPREPVSVSNNSPPHDAALDAGTANTAQKVVRLEERVTLGDGSELDEDDLPAEQKEGSVDCVSAPPVIEETNKDGSVTIISNHTTCSAFSFQNSLLFELD; encoded by the exons ATGAGTTCGGGTTCAAAACTGGAAGATTTAAATTTAACCTCAGATGAAATAGACCGCTTCAGCAAAGCGTTCAAAGATGAGAAATTCAGAGAGCTGCTGCGCGAATACGCTGAAGAAATCTCCAATccggagaataaaaaaaaatacgaaGAAGAAATTACCATGATGGAGCAGGAGAGAGGCATGGGTGTGAAATTCATTCACCCTCAGCCGGGCCACGCACTGAAAACCAGTGTTAACGGGGCTCAGAAATGCTTCGTTAACATCTGCAGCAACGACCTGCTGAGCAAGCCGGTCTGTAAACCGGGGAAGGCGGGCGACGGCAAAGCAGGGCAGCTGTGGTCTCTGCCATACAGTCTGGCGCCAGGGAGAGAAGACATGGGCGCCCGGGCGGAGAGGCACATGGTTTATGATGTAGTATTTCACCCGGATACTCTTTACATGGCTGGGAGAAACGACAGGTTTAAGAAAATGGTCGATGAGACGGCCATCGAGGCGATCCAGAAGCAATTTAATGTGAAACTGGACAAGAAAAACACCAAGACCTTGAAAACGAAGTACAAAGGCGCCCCCCACCCCACTGTCATTCGCAAACCGCTGTCCGGTGCGAAAGAAGCGGAGCCGTCAACTGAGCCGAATGACGAGGGCGCTTTGCAATTCCCTTACCCCTATGACAGTAACACACACCGTGCTGCCGGCAACGGAGCGGAGGAGAGCCGAAATGAAGCCGGGAACGTGAAGGGCGAAATTAAATCAGACTCGGACGAGCAAAACAAACCCACCACCCCAACTCATGCGATCAAATACAGGACTTTCGTTGACTTTCAAGATTACCGATACTCCCGAGACTCTGCGCCCAGCACCAGACCCAGAGAGTTGGTCATTACCATTGATTTGCCTTTGCTTAAATGTGCTGGGGACGCAGACCTGGATGTGACCGAGAACCGCTTCTTATTGCAGTCCCAGAAACCGGCTTACAGACTGGACTTCCCACTGCCTTATCCTGTTAATGAAAACCAAGGGACAGCTACATTCATCAAAGccaggaagcagctggttgtcACGTTACCTGTCCTGCCGGCGGTCCCCGAAGCCAGCAGTCAGGCGGTCTGTGAAGTGCAAAGTGAACCCGGCGGTACCGTGGAGGAGGATCTGAGCGACAGCAACGGCACAGCGGGATGCCGAAGCTGTGACACAATCCCAGCCTGTGATTCCCAGGTGCACGACAATCTCAGAACAActgcaaataaaaacacaagcgAGCTTCCTGCCTTTCCGACAGGCGGCGTAGCCCGAGGGGGGGAAGGGGTACGTAGCGAGGACTCTATGGAAGGAAGCGGTTCAGACGGAGAAAAAACTCTGCCATATGAAAGTGATGAAGCACAACCCATTCCCCCCGTTAAGAAAAGCGAAGTGGCAGCGGGCACGGCTCATTACTGCGACGCACTGCCAAATCATTTGCAGACTCGAGTTAAAGCCGAAGCTTCTGAGAAGAGTTTGGAAGACTGCCCGTCTGAAAGCGAGCCTCGGTGCCCTACTTTCCATTTGAGTCAAGATAATACGTCTGTTACTCTGTTCATAGATATTAAAGGCATTGTCCGCGAGAGCTTCAATAGCGTGCTTACAGCTACAGCGTATGAAGTTTCATTTGGAACCAGCGAGCTGGAGAAGGCCTCCTATTCACTGGTTCTCCAGTTCCCCCCTGCATGCCATTTACAAAGCAGTCACAGTGCTGCGGCTGTGTGTGAGCACAGCGCTCCCGTGTCTGTGCTGTTGTCCAAGTCCCCACAAAGCGTTGGCTTGTGGCAAACCTTTCGCTTTGGCATAACAGAAAGGGACCTGCAG GAGCGTTCTTTTAGCAATATGGAAACTACAAATGCACTGAAACCACCTGTGGACACTCAGACGAGTCTAAACAGCCACGCTGCAAGTGAAGTGTTCCCAAAAGACAACCTTGAAACCCAG CAAGAGCCTGGCATCTGCTTCCAATCTCAGAACAAGTATAACGTAATACTTGATGAAACACCAAAAGCTGCGTCTGTGGTCATGTCTAATCCCAGCGGCAATGTGAACGACGAGGGATCTTCCTCTGGTGCACTCACCCAAGAGACGGGGCAGGAGGGCCACACACACATAGCAGAGGGACTTGCCAACTCTGATACTGCAGTCACGCCAGGGTCTCAAATGGCCAATGGAAAGGGTCCAGTGTTAACTAACAGCTCTGCAACAGCTGACCCACCTGCAGTGCCAAACACCATGGATGGAGCAACACCAAGGGAGCCAGTATCTGTAAGCAACAACTCCCCTCCCCATGACGCTGCATTAGACGCCGGCACAGCTAATACAGCACAGAAAGTGGTCCGGTTAGAGGAGAGGGTGACGCTGGGAGATGGGAGTGAGCTGGACGAGGATGACCTGCCCGCGGAGCAGAAGGAGGGGTCAGTGGACTGCGTGTCTGCCCCGCCAGTCATTGAGGAAACTAACAAAGATGGAAGTGTAACGATTATAAGCAATCACACCACCTGCTCTGCATTCTCTTTTCAAAATAGCCTTTTATTTGAACTGGACTaa